Proteins from a single region of Desertibacillus haloalkaliphilus:
- a CDS encoding carbon starvation CstA family protein, with amino-acid sequence MSAIVLALAGMLVFYLGWRYYSKFIAEKIYRLDPDYVTPAHRYRDDVDFVPTNKFVLWGHHFTSVAGAAPILGPAIAVYWGWLPALVWVVLGTVFAAGVHDFGTLVLSVRNKGQSVGTLANRLIGRRAKLLFLFIILILVLMVNAVFAWVISNLFVQFPASVLSVFIQIPLAIWIGYKVHKKSKNMLLPSLAALAVMYGTAILASHFPVLQIDLVRYFGGEESAGLFGLGATGSAFLIWIIVLFAYVYVASTLPVWKLLQPRDYINSHQLVVGLGILYLGLFLTNPTVTAPATNASTDVPWFPLLFITIACGAISGFHGLVSSGTSSKQLNKETDARFVGYMGAVGEGMLALISIIAVVTLFATQADFLAAYSTWDAANGGGLGNFIVGAGQLATGLMIPVGIAETIVAVIVVSFAATTLDTAVRLMRYIITELGSEYKVKSLTKTHVATTVAVGSSAALAVLPEGPNGFGSGGYLLWPLFGTSNQLLAGISLLLITIWLKKNARNYLVTLIPMIFLLFMTVWAMIQQVFTQWATWGSDSNMLLFGFGAVILGFAIWIVLESIYILSSNKDHDNIDPSM; translated from the coding sequence ATGAGTGCGATAGTGTTAGCGCTTGCAGGGATGTTAGTGTTTTATTTAGGATGGCGGTATTATTCAAAGTTTATTGCAGAGAAAATTTACCGTCTTGACCCGGATTATGTAACACCTGCCCACCGATACAGGGATGATGTGGATTTTGTGCCGACAAATAAGTTTGTCTTATGGGGGCATCATTTCACCTCGGTGGCTGGGGCGGCACCTATTCTAGGTCCAGCCATTGCTGTCTATTGGGGATGGCTTCCCGCACTTGTCTGGGTCGTGTTAGGAACTGTTTTTGCTGCAGGTGTTCATGATTTTGGTACACTTGTTTTATCTGTAAGAAATAAAGGGCAATCAGTTGGGACGTTAGCAAATCGATTGATAGGTCGCAGGGCAAAATTGCTATTTTTGTTTATCATTTTAATTTTAGTATTGATGGTTAACGCTGTTTTTGCTTGGGTGATCTCGAATTTATTTGTACAGTTCCCAGCAAGTGTATTATCTGTATTTATCCAAATTCCACTGGCGATCTGGATTGGGTACAAGGTTCATAAGAAAAGTAAAAATATGCTCCTACCGTCACTCGCAGCCCTTGCTGTTATGTATGGAACAGCGATCCTTGCGAGCCACTTTCCTGTATTACAAATTGATCTAGTGCGTTATTTTGGTGGTGAAGAAAGTGCAGGTCTTTTCGGATTAGGGGCAACAGGATCGGCATTTTTAATCTGGATTATCGTGTTATTTGCTTATGTGTATGTTGCGTCTACGTTACCGGTGTGGAAGTTACTTCAACCACGGGATTACATTAATTCACACCAATTAGTCGTTGGTTTAGGGATTCTTTATTTAGGGTTGTTTCTAACGAATCCAACTGTTACAGCTCCAGCGACAAATGCAAGTACTGATGTTCCGTGGTTTCCATTACTATTTATCACGATTGCATGTGGTGCGATTTCTGGGTTTCATGGTTTAGTATCCTCAGGAACGAGTTCTAAGCAATTAAATAAGGAGACAGATGCTCGTTTTGTAGGTTATATGGGAGCGGTTGGAGAAGGAATGCTCGCATTAATCTCAATTATTGCTGTTGTTACATTGTTTGCAACACAAGCAGACTTTTTGGCGGCATACAGTACATGGGATGCAGCTAATGGAGGGGGCCTTGGCAACTTTATTGTTGGGGCGGGACAATTAGCGACTGGGCTCATGATTCCGGTAGGTATCGCCGAAACGATTGTAGCAGTGATTGTCGTTAGTTTTGCTGCAACAACGCTGGATACGGCTGTCCGTCTAATGCGTTATATCATTACTGAGCTTGGTAGTGAATATAAGGTGAAGTCGTTAACGAAGACACATGTTGCAACAACTGTCGCTGTCGGTTCAAGTGCGGCACTCGCTGTATTACCAGAAGGGCCGAATGGCTTTGGTTCAGGTGGGTATCTATTATGGCCACTTTTCGGTACTTCAAATCAGTTGTTAGCAGGGATTAGTTTGCTGTTAATTACAATTTGGCTGAAGAAGAATGCAAGAAACTATTTAGTTACTTTAATTCCGATGATCTTCTTGTTGTTTATGACCGTTTGGGCGATGATTCAGCAAGTGTTTACTCAATGGGCGACTTGGGGTAGCGATAGTAATATGTTATTGTTCGGCTTTGGTGCGGTAATATTAGGATTTGCGATTTGGATTGTTCTTGAATCTATTTATATTCTTTCATCAAATAAAGATCATGATAACATTGATCCGTCGATGTAA
- a CDS encoding cory-CC-star protein, translating into MTEEKWSFKKIVKLYDEILSLQHRAEIKREIRDQDDLFMLLCFSEMLGIPNPVSYYTLELYPEMIEKFHDWHLRMGMEKSPLDGIRCC; encoded by the coding sequence ATGACAGAGGAAAAATGGAGCTTTAAAAAAATAGTAAAGTTATATGATGAAATCTTAAGTTTACAGCATCGGGCTGAGATTAAGCGTGAAATTCGTGATCAAGATGACCTGTTTATGCTTCTCTGTTTCTCAGAGATGTTAGGGATCCCTAATCCAGTTTCCTATTATACGCTAGAGCTCTATCCAGAAATGATTGAAAAGTTTCATGATTGGCATTTGCGTATGGGAATGGAAAAGTCGCCATTAGATGGGATACGTTGTTGCTAG
- a CDS encoding ArsA family ATPase, whose protein sequence is MKKGLLQRKVIFVGGKGGVGKSTSASALAMSAAKQGKRTLLVSTDPAHNIGDIFHTKIGSKRKKLTTHLWGLEIHPEEEQKKYIETVKDNLRGMIKPSMIDEIHRQIDMASVSPGADESALFDRIVSIILEEGTDFEHIIFDTAPTGHTIRLLSLPELMSAWVDGMLDRRKTVNENYAQWLDDGEPREDTIYQILAKRKDRFAKVREILLNPKKTGFVFVLIPERLPILETEKAVQLLEQYKINVDTLFVNKVIPPHADGQFLQKRRLQEQKYLEWIESSFKKQRIVQIPLYEEDINNLEALEQISTYLKETK, encoded by the coding sequence GTGAAGAAGGGCTTGTTGCAAAGAAAAGTTATATTCGTTGGAGGAAAAGGTGGTGTTGGTAAATCGACATCAGCTTCTGCCCTTGCGATGTCAGCGGCAAAACAAGGAAAGAGAACATTACTTGTATCGACAGATCCTGCTCACAATATTGGTGATATCTTTCATACGAAAATTGGTTCAAAGCGTAAGAAGCTTACCACACATTTATGGGGACTAGAGATACACCCTGAAGAGGAACAGAAAAAGTACATAGAGACAGTAAAGGATAACTTACGTGGGATGATCAAACCGAGTATGATCGATGAAATCCATCGTCAAATTGATATGGCAAGTGTTTCGCCGGGAGCAGATGAGTCTGCTTTGTTTGATCGTATCGTTTCGATCATTTTAGAGGAAGGTACTGATTTTGAACATATTATCTTTGATACTGCTCCTACGGGACATACGATCCGTTTATTATCACTTCCTGAATTAATGAGTGCATGGGTGGATGGAATGCTTGATCGTCGTAAAACGGTTAACGAGAACTATGCACAGTGGTTAGATGATGGGGAACCGCGTGAGGATACGATTTATCAAATTTTAGCGAAAAGAAAAGACCGTTTTGCAAAGGTTCGTGAAATATTATTAAATCCGAAAAAAACTGGATTCGTCTTTGTATTAATTCCTGAGCGTTTGCCGATTTTAGAAACGGAGAAGGCCGTGCAGCTGCTTGAACAGTATAAAATTAATGTTGATACGCTCTTTGTAAATAAGGTGATTCCACCTCATGCGGATGGTCAATTTTTACAGAAGCGGCGACTACAGGAGCAGAAATATCTAGAATGGATTGAATCCTCTTTTAAAAAGCAACGCATTGTACAAATCCCATTGTATGAAGAGGATATCAATAATCTTGAGGCGTTAGAGCAAATTTCAACATACCTAAAGGAAACGAAATAA